TTCGAGGGTGCGGAAGCTGCCGATGAAACGGGGATTTTCGTCGGGAAGGAACGATTGGGGGCTCGGGACCACGGCGCGATTGTGTGCAAAAGCACCGCGGAGGTTGCGCCCGATGCCGCGGAAGTCGCTTTCGCCGCGCAACACGCGGCCCCACGCCTCGGTGGAGATCAGCTTGCGCACGTAGTTGCCCACGCGCCGGCGGGCCACCCGCGCCTGCGGCACGGCCCCCGATTCGACCGGCAGGAACGGCACCACGGGCAGCCCCATGGAGATCACACCCTGCACCGCATCGGTGGCCGCGCCCGCGGCCAGCACCGCGCTGATGGCGCCGCCGCACAGGCCGGCCACCACGACGTGGCGGGCGCCCGACTGCTCGCGCAGGGCGTCCACCGCGAGGCGGATGTCACCGATGTAGAGGCCCGCCTCGATCTGGCCGGCGATGTCCTCGGCACGCGCGGCCGAGAGGTGGCCGTCGCTTTCACCCAGGCCGGCCGGGTCGAAGCGCAGGGTGGCGTAGCCCAGGTCGTTCAGGCGCCGCGCGAACCGCACGTTGAGCCGGTGCGAGCCCGCCCGGTACTTGAGCCCGGACGGCAGGAACAGCACCGCGGTGTCGGCCGGGCCCGTGGGCAGGCCCAGCATGCCGCGGCGAACGAGCCGGTCGGAGCCCGTGATCTCGACGGGACGCTCGGAGATCATGCGCCCTCCCCCTGCCGGCCCGCATCGCGGCCGGCCACCTGCAGCACCAGCGCAGACAGGTCGGCCGTGAGTTCCCAGTATCGCCCCGCCTGGTCCCAGAACGTGACCGGCGGGCCCGCATGCAGGTGCACCCGAGGCAGGCCGTGCAGGTCGGCGAGCGCCGCCGACACGTCGCGGCCCGCGGTGCGCGCGAGGTGGATCACGTCCGTCTCGCCCCGGAAGTCGGCCAGCAGCGGCCGCAGCCGCGCGCCCGACAGCGACGACGCCAGTGCCTGGCCGACGTCGTGCCCCAGCACGCTGACGAACTGCCCGCGCTGCAACTGCTCCTTCAACACGGCCCGCGGCTCGCTGACCTTGTTGAAACAGGCGAGCTGGGTGGTCAGGTGAGCCCGCAGGCATTCGTCGAAGTGTTTCGCCCCGTCGAGCACCGGGGCGAGCAGCAGCAGCCGGTGCACAGGCAGCGGCCCGCGCAGCGCGGCCTCGGCCGCGACCAGGGCGCCGGCCCGCTGCGCCAGCAGGTTGATGCGAACCTCCGGCCCGAAACGCCGGCGGACCCATTCGATGGCGGACACCACGTCGTCGGTCCAGTCGGCGAGGCCGAGCCGGCGGGCGTCGCCTTCGCTTTCGCCCTGCCCTTCGTAGTCGAAGCGGAGGACGGTGGCGCCGTCGCGGGCGAAGGCCTCCGCGAGCTGCACGGTGGGGCGCAGCGCGAACGTGGCTTCCTCCAGCAGCGCGGGACAGAAGATCCAGACCTCGGCGGGATCGGGATGTTCGCCGTGCAGGGCGTGGTACAGGGACCGGCCGCGACGGTTCTCGAAGAAGCCGCGGAGCATGGGCGCGAGGCGCGCGGCACGCAGGACGGGGGTGATGGCGGGGGGGGCGTCGAGGGTCACGGCGGTTCTGGGTGGGAATCTGGGCCCCGTCGCCCAACTGGCCGAACGGTGAGTCTCCATGGTGGAGAAACCCGGGGCCGGTGTCATCCCTCCGAACGGGGGTTCGGGGCCGTTGCGGAACGCCGCTTGCTCCAGCGCCCCCGGATCCACGCCATCGCGGGCCGCTCGATCCACCGGCTGATGGCGGCGGCGAGGCTCAGCGTGACGACGATGGCCACCACCACCGCCAGCAGCGGCGGCGCGCCGTGGCGAAGCGCGGTGTCGATGACGGCGTAGCCGATGTTCTGGTGCACCAGGTACAGCGTGTACGAGATGCTGCCCAGCCACACGAGCGGGCCGAACCGCAGCCAGGTGAGGCGGCGTGTCGCGAACAGCGCGAACACCGCCGCCGTGACGGCGCAAGCCGCGGCGCCGCCCGGCCCGTGCCACAGGCCCGCGCACAGCACGGCCCCGGCGACCAGCAGCACGTCGAGGGCATCGACCGTGCGGCGCTGCATCGCGTCGTAGGTGACGAGGCCCACCGAGAACAGCGCGGCGTACGGCAGCAGCAGCAGCTTGCTCGGGAGGTACGGCGCGTCCCGCCCGAGCAGCGCCGAGCCACCCGCGACCACCACCGAGACCCCCAGCCACAAGGCCACCCACAGCCGGACGCGCGAGAGCTGCCCCGTCAGGTACGCCCCGAACATCCACACGTAGAAGATCAGCTCGAGCTGCAGGCTCCAGTAGACGTGGTCGATGTGCTTCACGCCCAGCAGTTCCTGCCACATCGTGAAGTTCACGAGCAGCTGGCCCACGTGGACCTCGCGACCCGGCAGCGGCACGAGTGTCATCACGGTGAACGTCAGCAGCAGCGCCGCCCAGTAGGCCGGGTACAGGCGCGAGAACCGGGACACGAGGAAATGGCTGGCGGACCGCGTGCGCTGCAGCGTCATCAGGATCACGAAGCCGCTGATGCCGAAGAAGAGCTCGACGCCGTAGTGCCCGAAGCCCACATGGAACGGCAGCGGCGTCGGGAAGCCGTACACCTCGGCGTACCGCGCGGTGTAGTGGAACAGCATGACCGCGACGGCGGCCAGCCCCCGCAGCACGTCGAGTTCGCCGAAGTGTTCCGCGGGCCGGGCCGCGCGCACGGGGGCGGCCGACGAGGCCGGCGTCGCGAGGGTACGGACCGCGGGCGAGGACATCTCAGCGGTCCTTCTGGCGGCTGGGCAGTTCGATCACGTACGTGTCGACGTTGGGGCTGCCGTGCCAGTCCGAGCTGAACAGCATGCGGTCGCCCGAGGGGCTGATGACGACCTGCGGTTCGGCCCAGTACTTCTGCGGGCCCGCGCGGCCGCTCGAATGGTGGTGCGCCACGCGGCACACCACGCCCGTGTCGATGTTGGCGAGCGCGATCTCCTGGTCGAAGAGCTTCTCGCCCTGCAGCTTGCCCACCATCGAGACGGCCACCCAGCCCGGCGCGCGCCAGGCCACGGTGGACACGTGCGAGCCGGTGCGGGGATAGCCGTGGCCCTTGTCGGGGCCGATCACGACCTTCACCTCGCCGGTGTTGAGGTTCTCCACCACGATGTTGCCGAACGGCTTCACGTCGAACTGCGAGCTGACCTGCGCGTCGTTGCCGTTGGCGAGGGGCGCGAGCGTCGCGTGTTCGTCCCACTTGCCCTTCATGCGGCGCACGGGTGCCATGCCGCGGGTCAGGTCGATGATGTCGGACCCGCGCACCGCGAGCTTGCCCGACGGCGCCACCTGCAGCCCGCCACCGTTGCGGTCCTCGACCCAGTCGCCCGCCTTGCGCGTGGTCAGGTTGAACCACGTGGTGCGCGCGCCGCGGTCACCGCCGAGCGTGCAGCGCAGCCCGAGCGCGGTGCCGTTCCAGGCCATGTACTTCGGGTGCCCGAAACCGAGCTTGCCTTCGCGGGCGCACTCGGGGAAGTCGGCCAGCACCTCCTTGATGCCGGTGGACACGGTGTAGCGGATCAGCTGCGACGCGGCCTGGCCGCCCACGTGCGCGATGGACGGGTAGTAGAGAACGTCCGGGTCCTTGGCGTCCCAGTAGATGTGCTCCAGGTCCGACGGACTGATCTCGAGCACCTGCCGGAAGCGGTAGGTCTTCCCGTCGTACAGCAGATGCTGCGACGGCAGCCCCGACCCCGAGAGGCCGGCGGTCTGGTACAGGATCATCAGGCTCTCGTCGGCGTTCCAGGCCGCCACCGTGGGGTACATGGGCTTGCGCACACCGGTCTTGCCCGTCTCCATCTGCACGTCGGTGATGCGCACCACGCGCGTGTGGAAACGCGGATCCTGGAACGGCTGGCCCTTCTGCGGCCGCGGGTTGAGCGGCATCGGATGGTCGTTGAGGTCGGTGCTGACGCCCTGGCAGAGGTTCGGGCTCGCCGCCCACGCCACCTGCGAGAGCATGAGGCCGGTCACCAGCATGCCGCGCGCGAAACGCCGTCCGGCCGATGCTTTTCCTGTCATGGTGTCTTTCCCTTTCGAAGGCTGTAGACGGCGAGTCCGATGTATTCGTGGAGCGCCGCCTGCGCGCGGGCCAGCGTGCCGTTGCTCGGCACCCAGGAACGCCAGCTGTGGTCGGCGATCTGCCTGAACCCGATGGGCCAGGGCTTGAAGTTCATGCCGAGGCTCTCGGCGATGCCGAGGGCGCGGCGCATGTGCAGCGCGTTGGTCACGAGCCAGACGGGCCCGCGGTGGGCGCGCACGCGGTCGCGAAGCTGCGCCATCTCCTGCTGGGTGTTCATCGCGCCAGCGGACAGCTCGACGTCGGCGTCCGGCACCCCCAGCTCCCGTGCGAGGCGACCCGACGCACCCGCGAGCGAATCTTCCGCATCCCCCGGCGGGCCACCGGTGAACACCATGCGCCCGCCCGTCTGCCGCCAGAGCGAGACGCCACCGTGCACGCGCTCCCAGCCCATGACGTCGAAGCGCACCCGCGTGCGGCCGATGGGCGTGCGCATCTCGCCCGACGACAGCACGACGATGAGCGTCTCGGGGTCGGCCACCGGCGCGGCGATGTCGGCGCGGGTGGGGTCCCCCTCGAGCGACGACAGCATCGTGTCGGCGAACATGGGGATGGAGAACACGAAGGCCCACGCGAACAGCCCCGCCCACACGAACCGCCCGCGGCGCAGCCAGCTGCCCGCGGGCTGCCGGAACGACACGACGGCGAGCACCGCCAGCAGCACCAGCAGGTGCACGTGCGTGGGCAGGATCAGCTCGAGCGGATGGGACATGGAGGCGTGTCCTCAGCGAGCCATCAACGCGCGAAGGCGAGGTAGACCTTCTCGTCGCCATCGACCCACGAGTGGCGCGAGAACAGGCGTTCGACACGAGCCCGCGCCGCGTGGCCGAAACCTTCGTAGCGGCGGTCCTCGAGGATGCGGTTCATCGCCGCGGCGAGCGAGTCGACGTTGGCGGACTCGAACAGGTAGCCCGTCACGTCCTCCTCGACCACCTCGGGGCAGCCGCCGATGCGCGGCAGGATCACCGGCTTGCCGCCGGCCATCGCCTCGCGTGCCGCGAGCGGGAACGACTCGCGCGTGGACGACAGCACGAAGACGTCGAGCAGCGACAGGTAGCTCGGGATGTCGCGCTGCATGCCGGTGAAGATGATGCGGTCGGCCACGCCCGACTTCGCCACCTGCTGCTTCACGTCCTCGAGCAACGGGCCCTCGCCGATGATCATCAGGCGCGCGTCGGGGTTGCCGGCCGACACCTTCGCGAACGCGTCGACGAGGTAGTTGTGGCCCTTCTCTTCCGACAGGCGCGCGACGATGCCGAACACCTGGTGCTTGCCGGCGACGAGGCCGTACCGTTCCGCGAGCGGCTCGTTGCGCGGCTGCGGCACGAAGCGCGACGTGTCGACCCCGCTGTGGATCACCTCGGAGTTGGCGGCCTTCAGGCCGTGCACCATCAGGCGGTTGCGCTCGTAGTGCGATTCGAAGATCACGTGGTCGGCGCAGTTCTGCAGGATGCGCCCGCTCCACTTGAAGTTCTTGGGGTTGTGGATGTTGTGGATGGTGGTGACGATGGGCACGCGCTTGCCCGTGCCCTTCACCCGGTAGCCGAACGGCCACAGCCGCAGCGCGAAGAACGCGCTGATGGTGGACCGCACCGACTGCGGCGCCACGAGCTCGATGCCCTCCTCGCGGATCACGCGGCGCATCGCCGCGGCGGCCTTGAACAGGCCCGCGAAGCCCTTGAAGCCGAAGTCGATGTTGACGTGGATGGCGCCCTTGGCCTTCACCTCTTCGAGCAGCACGCCAGGCGTCGTGGCCACGTAGACCGTGTGGCCGCGCTTCGTGAGGTCGTCGGACAGGGTCAGCAGGTCGGACTGCACACCGCCGATGCCGAACGGTTCGGTCATGAGATAGAGGATTTTCATGCGGGACTCTTCCGGGAAGGCTGGCGGTTCGAGGCGGCGGCCTGCGCGAACTTGCGCTGGCGGCGCCAATGGAGCAAGGCGTGGACGGGGTCGTAGGCGCCCGACAGCTTCAGCGCCAGGTCGAACGGCGTGTCGGCATCGGTCATCTCGGTGCGGTGGAGCAGGTGCGGCGGCGTGTTGCGGTGGTTCGCGCCAGGCGCCACCGTGACGGCCGCGGTGTAGCCGGCGCGGGCCACGAGTTCGGCCTCGCGTGGTGTCACGTCGCCCGACGGGTAGCAGAAGTGCGGCACGTCCGCGGCAATCTGCTGCGCGATCAGCGTGCGGCTGTTCGACACCTCGGCCTCGGCCTCGGCGGCCGGCACGCGCGACAGGTACGGGTGCGAGACCGTGTGCGAGCCGATCGAGATGCCCGGCTGGCGCGCGAGGTGGCGCACCTCGTCCCACGTGAGGTGCAGGCGCTCGGCGTTCGCCGGGTAGCGCGGATGGCTCAGCGCCTGGTCGCAGAAGGCGCTGGTCACGAAGATCGTGGCCGGCACCTTGTGGTACAGCAGCACGGGCAGTGCGTGCGTGAGGTTGTCGAGGTAGCCGTCGTCGAACGTCACCACCACGTCGCCGCGCCGCGTGCGGCCGGCGGCCAGGTCGGCGAGCGCATCGGACAGCGAACGCACGCGGCAGTTCGCCGACAGCCACGCCATCTGCTGCTCGAACCGGTCGGGGTGCACGGTGAGCTGGTCACCGGCGAGGCCCGGGGCCACGCGGTGGTACATCAGGATGCGCAGGCCCGGGCGCACGCGTGACGCTGCCCAGCCCCACGGCAGGCACGCGAGCGACACGGCCCGCCGCAGCAGCGAATCAGCCATGGCGTCCCCCTCCCCGACGGCAGCCCGCAGCCGCCTCCCTCTTCAACTTCACGGCAATCTCCTCTTCTTCTTCGGCGGTTCGGCCGCCTTCTTCGCCGCCTCGTCGGCCCGCATCTCCACGGTCAGGTGCGACACCACCGCGAGCGTGAGCCACACGTAGGCCATCACGCTGAGGTCCCCGAGCCGCGAGCCGAACATGTTGACCACGAGCCCGCCCACGACGGTGCAACAGGCCCCCATGCCGATCGACTGTGCCATCCAGTCGGGCGAACGGCGCGCGAGCTGCAAGCCCAGCCACCCGAGGCGGAACATCACCATCAGCATCGCGAACAGCGCCGGGAGCCCCATCTGGCTCGCGACGAACAGGTACATGTTGTGGTTGTCGCTCTCGTGCACGTCGCTCTCGGTGTAGAAACCCTTGAGCACGGGGAACGATCCGAAGCCCCAGCCGAACACCGGCGACTCCTTGGTCATCTCGATGGCGGCGTTCCACAGGATCAGGCGGTGGGCCGAGCTGGTGTCGATCTTCGGGGTGGTGAAGTCGTCCTGCTCGGCGCTGAGTCCGAGGCGCGCCTGCATCGACTCGGGCACCACTTCCGGCACCGCCACCACGAGGCTGATCAGCGCGGCAGCGGAGCAGGCGAGGAAGATCTTGCCGCGCGCATACCCGAGCGCGGCCACGCCCGCGGCAAAACCGAGGTACGCGCCGCGCGAGAAGCTCGCGATCAGCAGGCGCAGCCACACCACCAGCACGATGAGCAGGGGCCAGGCCCGCCAGTTGGCGAGGTTGGTCACGAGCACGGCGATGAACGGCCCCACGGCGTACACGAGGAAGGCGCCAAACGAGTTGGGCTGGTTCTGCGGCCCGAGCAGGCGGGCCTTGTCGAGCGAGTTCACGTCGCGCTTCTCCAGCCACTCCTCGAAGCCCATCGCCATCACGAGCAGCGTGCCGAGCATCATGTAGACGGCGGTGCGCCGCGCCATCTTGCCGTCGCGGATCAGGTTGATGAAAACGAAGAAGACGAGGAACTGGTCCACCCAGGACTTGATCTCGCTGAAGCGGTCGGTGGCATGGGTGGCGCCGAGCGTGACCATCGACGTGATGACCGAAAGGATGCTCAGGAAGCACCACCAGCCCATCACGCCGGTGCCGGGCCGCGAGGCCATCATCGGCACGCCCTCCTCCTTGCGGCGCAGGATCAGCGCGCCGATGCCGAGGATCACCAGCATGTTCGTGGCGTTGATGCCGGGGATGATGGCCACCTTGATGATGGCCGAGAACGGCAGGTACACGCAGAAGAGGCCGACGAGCCACTCCGGGTCGTTCTGCTTCATGCGCTTGAGCAGGAAGCCGCCGTAGACCAGCGCGAAGAGGTACAGCACGAACGGCGGCGACTTGAAGCCGGTGACCGCGAAGATGACCTTGATGGCGATCAGCAGGCCCACCGGCCACAGCAGGAACACCAGTGCGTCGCGCAGGGCCTGGCCACCCCAGTCGGCGATGCCGAAGGCGGGGGGCGGCGGGGGTTCGGCGCCGGGGCGCCGGAACTTCAGCGCGGGATCAGCGAGCGAACTTCTCATACATCAGGTGGTACAGGCGGTTGCCCGCGGTGCGGCGGACAGCGGACTTGGCGGCGGCGATGGCCTGCGCCTTCCAGACGGCACGGCGCGAGCCGGCGGCGAAAGCCATGAACGTGGCATCGCCCGTGGTGGCGCGCACCGCGATGCGGGGCACCTCGGCGCCCGCGGGCACGGCGGCCCCGCCGAACACGCCCACCTCGGACGTGTGGAACACGGTGTAGCCCAGCTCGCGGCCCACGGCCAGCTGGTCGCGGCGGTAGCGGCCGCCGGGGAAGGAGATCTGCTCGACGGCGCGGCCCGTGCCCTGCTGGATGCGGTCGCGGGAATCGCGGAACTCGCCGGCGGCATCGGCCGGGGACATGTCGTCGAAGAAACGGTGCGTGCGGCCGTGCGAGCCGATCAGCATGCCCTGCCCGTCCATCTCGCGCAGCTGCTCCCACGAGCAGAAGTGGGCGCGGCCGCCGCCGATGAAGTCGCTGGTCACGAAGAACACCGCCTGCAGGCCGCGCTGCGCGAGGATGCGCGTGGCGTGGTGGTGGTTGCTGGCGTGGCCGTCGTCGAAGGTGAGCAGCACGCCGCGCGCGGGCAGCGGGCCGCCGAGGCGGCGCGGGTCCACGACCGTCAGGCCCTCGGCCTGGATCAGGTCGAGCTGGCGCTCGAACGCGGCGGTGGACACCGCATAGGGGCGGTCCGCCGGATCGATCGTCTGCTGCAGCTCGCGATCGTCGGCATACAGCCCGTGGTACATCAGCGTGACGAGACGGCTCATGTCTTTTCCCAGCGCACTTCGGCGCGACCCGCAATGTAGCGGTAGAGCCCGACCACGGCCGCAAGGTTCATTTCCACGAACACGGCCGAGAAGCTCACGAGGCGGCTGCGGCGCAGGCGGGGCAGCAGCATGCCGCCCGCGGCCATCAGGTAGAAGGCGACCTGCGCGACCGCCGCGGCGAAGTAGAACGGATGCAGCGCCAGCAGCAGGCTGGTGGCGAGCAGGATCACCATGGCGTACGGCGCCACGAGGCGGAACACCTTGTGCGACATGAACTGCAGCCACAGCGGGTTGTGCAACGGCGAGAACATCCACGGGTGGCGGGCCATCGCCTGGTAGTTGCCGGTGAGCGTGCGCACCTTGCGCTTGCGCTCGCCGTCCATCTCGGACTGCAGTTCGTCGAACAGCAGCGCCCCGCCCTCGAACAGCACGCGCTGGCCGGTGCGGGCGATGGCCATGGGCAGTTCGAAGTCGTCGAGGATGGCGTCTTCCGCGAGCGGCACGAAATCGGCCGTGCGGATCACGTAGATGGCGCCGGTGGCGCCCACCGTGGAGCGGAAGCGGCTCTCGGCCGCCCGGATCCACTTCTCATAGCGCCAGTAGAGGCCGATGTTCGCGGCGGTGCGGGTCTGCGGGTCGAGGTGCACCAGTTCACCGCTGACGGCGCCGATGCCCGGTTGCTGCAGCCGCGCGACCAGCAGCTTCAGCGCGTCGGGCTGCATCGCCTGGCGCACGTCGTTGAACAGCACCACCGGTGTGGTCACCACCTCGAGCGCCCGGTTCAGGCCATGGGGCTTGCCGTGGCGGCCGGGGAAATGCAGCACGCGCACGCCGGGATGGGCCGCGGCGGCCTCCTGGGTGCCGTCGGTGGAGCCGTCGGAGACCACCACGATGTGCAGGCGGTCCTGCGGGTAGTCGAGGGCGCGCAGGTTGGCGATCTTGCGGTCGATGCGGGCGCGCTCGTTGTAGGCGGCCATCACGACGGTGACCTCGGGCCATTCGGCAGGCGCCGGCGCAGGGGTTTCGGCCGGGCGCAAACGCGCCAGCACCGCCATCAGCAGTGGGTAGCCGAAGTACGTGTAGACCAGCAGGGCCGCGGCGCACCAGAACAGGAACGACATCTCGGGCAGCCCTTCAGCGAATGACGGAAACGTGGGCCTGCATGGTGAACTGCAACTCGCGCATCGGAAATCCTGGAAGTGTGGGACGCCCCTGCGGCAGCGCGGGCGCATTTTCGGTCACGGTCTTTCGGTCACGGACCGGGTCGGCTGAAGGGACAGCCGCGGGACGCGGAAACACCTCCCCGACGCCAGACCGCAGGTTAACCCACCCCCCCGGGGTCATGCACGTCCCCATTCGGGGGGGCGCGCCGCCCGGGCCGCCGTCAGGTGGCCAGGCGGCGCCGGCGCACCAGCGCCTGCACCTGCTGGCGGACCATCGGATCCAGCAGGACGACCAGGATGCCGAGGGACACGGCCCCGACGATCAAACGCAGCCCGATGCGCACGACGAGCCAGTCGGTGTGGATGCGGGTGGCGAGCCACCAGGCGATGAACCCGGCCACGACCATCTTCGCGAGGTGCCAGACCGGCAGCGCGGTGGACACCTCGCGCCGCCCCGTGACGAACATGCCCGACGACAGCAGCAGCATCGACACGCACGACGACATGGCCGAGCCGAGGATGCCGAACTCGGGCACCAGCAGGAAGTTCAGGCCGAGGTTGACCGCCGCCGCGACGATCATCAGCACCATGATGATCCACGACTGCTTGCGCAGGAAGATGCCGGCGCCCAGCAGCGGGTTCGCCCCTTCCAGCACCATCGCGAAGCTGACCCACGGGATCACGGTGGCCGCCTCGGCGAACTTGGCGGACGCGAGCAGCGTGATCAGGTCCTGCGCCACGGCCGACACGCCGAAACACATCGCCACGGCCGCGATCACGTAGAAGTGGAGCGACTTCTCGACGAACTCCTTCGTGGCGGCCTTGCCCTGGTCCACGTAGATCTTCGTGTACATCGGGATCACGGCCGTGCCGAACGACAGCACCAGCACCGACTTGACGTACTCGGTGAGGTTGTAGCCCGCCGAGTAGATGCCGAGCGCCTCGGGGCCCAGCTTCGACTGGATCACGTACCGGTCGCCCTGCAGCAGCAGCATGGCCGCCAGCTCCTGCGCCAGCATGGGCAGGCCGTAGGCCATCATCGTGAACAGCAGCGGGAACGAGAACAGGCGCGTGGAGATGCGCGTGCCCCGCAGGATGTAGACCATGAAGCCGATGGTGGTGAGCGTCTCGACCACGACGGTGGCGATGAAGAAGCCCTGGATGCCCGGCACGAGGTACAGCAGCACGCCCACCACGGCGGCCACCGTGAGGTACTTCTTGATGACGCCGTAGAGGCTGCCGGCCAGGCTGCGCTGCTGCGCGCGCACGATGTTCGCGATGCCGCTGTCGAACGTGCGCACGACGATCAGCACCGCGGTGAGGATCAGCAGCTCGCGCACCTGCGCGCCACCGATCCACCCGAGCGGCGCCCAGAATGCCGCACCCAGCCACACGGCGGTGGTGACGCCCGAGAACACCAGCAGGCTCAGCATGGTGGTGGACACGAACGTGTTCTCGCCCTGCGGGCCGTCGCTCACCGCCTCGGCGTGGAAACGCACGATGGCGTGCTGCACGCCGAGCTTGCCGAACACCACGGCGATGCTCAGCAGCGAGGCCATCAGCGTCATGAGGCCATAGTCGGCGACGCTGATGATGCGGGTGACGATCGGGAACGAGATCAGGCCCGCGAACATCGTGAGGATGTTCGCGATCGTGTAGTACGACGCGTGTTGGAACAGTTGACGCAGCATCGGGGCAGGCGGACAGGTTGGCGGGACGCCCGCCCCACGGCCTACGGACCGGATGGACGGCGGGGAAGCGCGCGGACTACTTGCCCACTTCCTTCAGGCGCGACGCGGACTCGCGCCGGGGCGGTTCGATGATGGTCGTCTCTCCATCGCGCCGCGACAACCACCCGTGCAGGTGGGAGACCATCGATTCCGCCACGGAAGTCGCGGTTTCGCCGATCGGCAGGTCCACGACGTTGGCGCCGCGCGTGTTCACGGGCAGGCCCAGCTCGCTGGCCTCGAACGGCAGCCACGCCACGCGGCCGTCGGCCGATTCACCGCCCTCGCCCGTTTCGTCGAGCAGCAGCAGCGGCGTGCCGGTGGACATGGCCACGTCGACGAGGTCGTCGCCGTGGTCGGTGATGAGGCAGGCGGCGCGCTGCAGGATGCTCAGGCGCGACGAGAACACGGGCATCGATGCGAGCGAGATGCCCGAGCGCGACAGCACGGTGCCGAGGCCCTGGCCGCGCAGCGCGGACTGGGTCTCGCCACAGACGAGCCACAGCATGGGCAGGTCGCCGCGCACGCGGCTCAGCATCAGCACGAGCTTGCTGAGCGACTGGGGCGTGAGCCGGCCGTGGCCCACCCGCGCCGTCACCAGCGCGAAGCCCGACGTGAGCCCGTGGTGGGTCATCAGCGCCTGGGCGAGCGGGCTGGCGGCGTCGGCCGCGCTGAGCGCGTCCTGCGTCAGGCTGCCCATCACCTGCACCTGGCCCACCTCGATGCCTTCGTTCGACAGCGTGAGCGCCGCCACCTGCGTGGGGGCGAAGATCTGCGAGGCGATGCGGTCGAGCAGGCTGGCATTGCGGCGCGCGGCCTCGAAGGCCACCGGCGCACGCACGCCGCCGTCCAGGCGCACCACCGGCACGCCCTTGCGGCTGGCCAGCATCGCGCAGGCCACGGCCTCGTCGGACGTGGACAGCGGCACCAGCAGGTCGGGCGCGAACTCGTCGAGCAGCGCCTCCACGCGCAGCACCGCCTCGGCGGTGCGGCGGGCGGGCGAACCCTCGATGCCCAGGTGCACCTCGATGGCGGGCAGGTCCACCACCTCGGCGTAGTTCTCGACCGGGCCGAAGACCTGGGCGGCACCCAGGCCCACGACGACGGTGCGCGTGATGATGGGCGAATGTTCGAGCGACGCGGCCAGCAGCGCCGCGTTCAGGTAACCCGACGGCGTGTCGACGACACACAGCACGGTGCGCACCGCGGCCGACAACTCGCGGCGCACCACCCGCTGCACGGACGACGGCGTGGCCGCCACGGGTTGCGGGCTGCGCACCACCTCGTCGAGCACCGGCGCGGCGGCGACGGGCGCACGGCGCGTGACGGGCACGTCGGCGATCACGCGGCCGGTGGGCTGGGCGATGGTGGCGTCACCCACCTCGTGGCGCAGCTCCTGGGCGATGCGCAGCACCTGCGCGGTGGTCACCTGGGTCAGGTTCTCGAGGAACGCAGACAGCAGCAGCCGGTTGCACAGCAGGTTGATGCGGCGCGGCACGCCCCCGGTGGCGTGGTGGATGTGCGGGAAGGCCTCGGGCTCGAACGACGGGTTGCCGTTCCAGCCGACGCGGTTCAGGCGGTGTTCGATGTAGCGGCGGGTCTCGTCGGCGTCGAGCGGGCCCAGGTGGCAAGAGGCGATGACCCGCTGGCGCAGCTGCTCGAGGCGCTGCGATTCGATCATGCCGCGCAATTCGGGCTGGCCCACCAGGAAGCTCTGCAGCAGCGCCTGCTTGCGCAGCTGGAAGTTCGACAGCATGCGCAGTTCCTCGATGGCGTCCATGCTGAGGTTCTGCGCCTCGTCGATCACGAGCAGCGCGCGCTTGTTCTTGATCGCGAGCGTCATGAAAAACGCTTCGAGGGTGGAGA
This genomic stretch from Piscinibacter gummiphilus harbors:
- a CDS encoding XrtA/PEP-CTERM system-associated ATPase — translated: MFESHFGFSAPPFQLNPDPTFYFGSKGHSNALAYLQYGVHQAEGFIVVTGDIGAGKTTLVRTLLEGLDATQVKAAQIASTQLDAVGLLQAMLTAFGVPHNPGAVSKASLISTLEAFFMTLAIKNKRALLVIDEAQNLSMDAIEELRMLSNFQLRKQALLQSFLVGQPELRGMIESQRLEQLRQRVIASCHLGPLDADETRRYIEHRLNRVGWNGNPSFEPEAFPHIHHATGGVPRRINLLCNRLLLSAFLENLTQVTTAQVLRIAQELRHEVGDATIAQPTGRVIADVPVTRRAPVAAAPVLDEVVRSPQPVAATPSSVQRVVRRELSAAVRTVLCVVDTPSGYLNAALLAASLEHSPIITRTVVVGLGAAQVFGPVENYAEVVDLPAIEVHLGIEGSPARRTAEAVLRVEALLDEFAPDLLVPLSTSDEAVACAMLASRKGVPVVRLDGGVRAPVAFEAARRNASLLDRIASQIFAPTQVAALTLSNEGIEVGQVQVMGSLTQDALSAADAASPLAQALMTHHGLTSGFALVTARVGHGRLTPQSLSKLVLMLSRVRGDLPMLWLVCGETQSALRGQGLGTVLSRSGISLASMPVFSSRLSILQRAACLITDHGDDLVDVAMSTGTPLLLLDETGEGGESADGRVAWLPFEASELGLPVNTRGANVVDLPIGETATSVAESMVSHLHGWLSRRDGETTIIEPPRRESASRLKEVGK